In a single window of the Natronosalvus caseinilyticus genome:
- a CDS encoding heavy metal translocating P-type ATPase, whose protein sequence is MHEGHEQMFRRRFFVSTLLSIPVLLYSETLQSWLGFSVPAFPGSEWINPVFAVIVFAYGGVPFLRMAAPELEDRSPGMMTLISMAITVAFVYSLASVVFPTQSAFFWELVTLIDIMLLGHWIEMRSVRRASSALDELAKLLPDTAERITEDGETEEVPVSDLSEGDLALVRPGANVPADGVVEEGDSDVNESMITGESKPVSKDPGDEVIGGTINGDGSLRVRISATGEETTLAGIMRLVEEAQQSESRTQMLADRAAGWLFYVALAAAVVTAVAWTVAAQFDVTVIERVVTVLVIACPHALGLAIPLVVAINTSLAARNGMLIRDRIAMERARDLDTIVFDKTGTLTAGEQGVVDVATVDRVDEDEALALAAAVESDSEHMIAQAMREAAADRGLKPPNVSDFEALKGRGVRATVDGGAVYVGGPNLLSHLEAEVPPELAAFADRAGENARTVVYLVRGDDRRDDSSDSGNSSDAGEQVDAERVTNGQATPIAAFALADVIREESYRVVDALHDLGIEVAMLTGDSEDVAAAVADELGIETVFAEVLPEDKDEKVTELQDQDKLVAMVGDGVNDAPALTRADVGIAIGSGTDVAVQSADIVLVQNNPMDVPRLVKLSRASYRKMQENLVWAAGYNVFAIPLAAGVLAPVGILLSPAVGALLMSLSTVIVAINAQLLRRVDLSIPQLSGLSPPQKAQPAR, encoded by the coding sequence ATGCACGAGGGCCACGAGCAGATGTTCCGCCGGCGGTTCTTCGTCTCGACGCTGCTTTCGATTCCCGTTCTCCTGTACAGCGAGACCCTGCAATCGTGGCTCGGCTTCTCGGTTCCGGCGTTTCCCGGAAGCGAGTGGATCAATCCCGTCTTCGCGGTCATCGTCTTCGCTTACGGTGGCGTTCCCTTCCTGCGGATGGCCGCCCCCGAACTCGAGGACCGGTCGCCGGGGATGATGACGCTCATCTCGATGGCGATCACCGTCGCGTTCGTCTACAGCCTGGCGAGCGTCGTCTTCCCCACTCAGTCGGCGTTCTTCTGGGAACTGGTGACGCTTATCGACATCATGTTGCTCGGTCACTGGATCGAGATGCGGTCGGTTCGGCGGGCCTCGAGCGCGCTCGACGAGTTAGCGAAACTCCTCCCTGATACCGCAGAGCGCATCACCGAGGACGGTGAAACTGAGGAGGTCCCCGTCAGCGACCTGTCGGAGGGCGACCTCGCCCTCGTCCGCCCCGGAGCGAACGTCCCCGCCGACGGCGTCGTCGAGGAGGGCGACTCGGACGTGAACGAGTCGATGATCACCGGCGAGTCGAAACCGGTTTCGAAGGACCCCGGTGACGAGGTGATCGGCGGCACGATCAACGGCGACGGAAGCCTTCGCGTTCGGATCAGCGCGACGGGCGAGGAAACGACGCTGGCGGGGATCATGCGTCTCGTGGAAGAGGCCCAGCAGAGCGAGTCTCGAACGCAGATGCTCGCCGACAGGGCAGCAGGCTGGTTGTTCTACGTCGCCCTGGCCGCCGCGGTGGTGACGGCCGTCGCCTGGACCGTCGCCGCCCAGTTCGACGTTACAGTCATCGAGCGCGTGGTGACCGTCCTGGTGATCGCCTGTCCGCACGCTCTCGGGCTCGCCATCCCGCTCGTCGTCGCGATCAACACGTCCCTCGCCGCGCGCAATGGAATGCTGATCCGGGACCGGATCGCCATGGAACGGGCACGGGACCTGGATACGATCGTCTTCGACAAAACGGGGACGCTCACGGCGGGCGAACAGGGCGTCGTCGACGTCGCGACGGTCGACCGCGTGGACGAGGACGAGGCGCTCGCGCTCGCGGCCGCCGTTGAGAGCGATTCGGAGCACATGATCGCCCAGGCGATGCGTGAGGCCGCGGCCGACCGCGGTCTGAAGCCACCGAACGTCTCGGACTTCGAGGCGCTCAAGGGCCGTGGGGTGCGAGCGACCGTCGACGGCGGCGCGGTCTACGTCGGCGGACCGAACCTCCTCTCTCACCTCGAGGCCGAGGTTCCCCCGGAACTGGCGGCGTTCGCGGATCGGGCCGGGGAAAACGCGCGAACCGTGGTTTACCTCGTTCGCGGGGACGACCGAAGGGACGACTCGAGCGATTCGGGTAACTCGAGTGACGCCGGCGAGCAGGTAGATGCTGAACGAGTTACAAACGGCCAGGCGACGCCGATCGCCGCCTTCGCCCTCGCGGACGTGATCCGCGAGGAGAGCTATCGGGTCGTCGACGCGCTTCACGACCTCGGCATCGAGGTGGCGATGCTGACCGGCGACAGCGAGGACGTCGCCGCGGCCGTCGCAGACGAACTCGGCATCGAGACGGTCTTCGCCGAGGTGCTGCCCGAGGACAAAGACGAGAAGGTGACCGAACTGCAGGACCAGGACAAACTGGTGGCGATGGTCGGCGACGGCGTCAACGACGCCCCCGCGCTGACCCGAGCCGACGTCGGGATTGCCATCGGATCGGGGACCGACGTCGCCGTCCAGTCGGCGGACATCGTTCTCGTACAGAACAACCCGATGGACGTGCCTCGACTCGTCAAACTGAGCCGAGCGAGTTACCGGAAGATGCAGGAGAACCTGGTCTGGGCCGCAGGGTACAACGTCTTCGCGATTCCGCTCGCGGCCGGCGTTCTCGCGCCGGTTGGAATCCTCCTCTCCCCCGCCGTCGGTGCCTTGCTCATGTCGCTCAGTACCGTGATCGTCGCGATTAACGCGCAGTTACTCCGGCGAGTGGATCTCTCGATTCCGCAGTTGTCCGGATTGTCCCCGCCGCAAAAAGCGCAACCCGCGAGGTGA
- a CDS encoding Gfo/Idh/MocA family oxidoreductase, translated as MQPERRIDVGVIGVGSMGKQHARVYAGLSEVNLVGVFDVDGERAARVADEHGATAMDLESLLASVDAVSIAVPTVHHYDVAVQCLEAGVAMLVEKPLVTNLEEGRRLRSRANRADVPVQVGHVERFNPAVVTLRKIVEDLSIISIHAERLGPPPNRRIDDSAVLDLMIHDVDVVLSLLDESPTSVKSTGVNDNRHASALLEFDSGIMASLTASRLTQRKVRRLTVTARECLVELDYIAQSIAIHRNSVPKYAERDGTVRFQHESVVERPHVPNEEPLRNELEAFVEAVASNETPAVTIDDGLAALELTHQIEAQAMGDRSDLGVRVADD; from the coding sequence ATGCAACCTGAACGACGGATAGACGTCGGCGTAATCGGCGTCGGCTCGATGGGGAAACAGCACGCGCGCGTCTACGCGGGACTGTCAGAGGTGAATCTGGTCGGCGTCTTCGACGTCGACGGCGAACGCGCCGCTCGCGTCGCCGACGAACACGGCGCGACCGCGATGGACCTGGAGTCGTTGCTCGCATCAGTTGACGCCGTTTCCATCGCCGTCCCGACCGTGCATCACTACGACGTCGCCGTGCAGTGTCTGGAGGCGGGCGTCGCGATGCTCGTCGAGAAACCCCTCGTCACGAATCTCGAGGAGGGGCGACGGCTCCGTTCGAGAGCGAACCGCGCCGACGTGCCAGTACAGGTCGGTCACGTCGAGCGGTTCAACCCGGCTGTGGTGACGCTCCGCAAAATCGTCGAGGATCTCTCGATCATCAGTATACACGCAGAACGGCTCGGACCGCCGCCGAACCGACGAATCGACGACAGCGCCGTCCTCGACCTGATGATTCACGACGTCGACGTCGTGCTCTCGTTGCTCGACGAGTCGCCGACGAGCGTCAAGAGCACCGGCGTAAACGACAATCGCCACGCGTCAGCGCTGCTCGAGTTCGACTCCGGGATCATGGCGTCGCTCACCGCCAGCCGACTCACCCAGCGAAAAGTGCGTCGACTCACCGTGACCGCCAGGGAGTGTCTCGTCGAACTCGATTACATCGCCCAGTCGATCGCGATTCACCGCAACTCGGTCCCCAAGTACGCCGAACGCGACGGCACCGTTCGATTCCAGCACGAGAGCGTCGTCGAACGACCGCACGTGCCGAACGAGGAACCGCTGCGGAACGAACTCGAGGCGTTCGTCGAGGCCGTCGCGTCGAACGAGACGCCGGCCGTGACCATCGACGACGGACTGGCTGCGCTCGAGTTGACTCACCAAATCGAAGCCCAGGCCATGGGCGACCGATCTGACCTCGGAGTGAGGGTGGCAGATGACTGA
- a CDS encoding NAD-dependent epimerase/dehydratase family protein, translating into MDTALVIGGTRFIGRHLVDDLLAHDYDVTLFNRGNHDDPFAGDDRVAHVQGDRTNDSALEAAAADVDPDAVFDCVAYYPRDVRAATEIFADVDAYVYISSGDAYGREEIPKREDETPMRPCSPEQATDESNDTYGNRKAEGDRAIVAAADRGVNAMSVRPCIVYGPHDYTERLDFWLDRVLEYDRVIVPGDGTNVWHRAYVEDVASALRTVAERGEPGEFYNVGDRRIVTLEEMVDLIADAADRDVEVVHAGPRELEAGGLSTDDYVLYRDYPHVLSTAKLAGLGWESTPLEEAMARTLEEHEASDRDGSEYDPGRDAEERVLGILDTI; encoded by the coding sequence ATGGACACTGCACTCGTCATCGGCGGCACGCGATTCATCGGCCGCCACCTCGTCGACGACCTCCTCGCACACGACTACGACGTCACCCTCTTCAACCGCGGGAATCACGACGACCCCTTCGCCGGAGACGACCGGGTCGCCCACGTCCAGGGCGACCGGACGAACGACTCGGCGCTCGAGGCGGCCGCGGCCGACGTCGATCCGGACGCCGTCTTCGACTGCGTGGCCTACTACCCGCGGGACGTGCGCGCAGCGACCGAAATCTTCGCCGACGTCGACGCCTACGTCTACATCTCGAGCGGAGACGCCTACGGCCGCGAGGAGATTCCCAAGCGGGAGGACGAGACCCCGATGCGACCCTGCAGCCCCGAGCAGGCGACCGACGAGTCGAACGACACGTATGGCAACCGGAAGGCCGAGGGTGACCGCGCGATCGTCGCCGCGGCCGACCGCGGAGTCAATGCCATGTCCGTCCGGCCCTGCATCGTCTACGGCCCCCACGACTACACCGAACGACTCGACTTCTGGCTCGACCGCGTCCTCGAGTACGACCGCGTGATCGTCCCCGGCGACGGCACCAACGTCTGGCACCGCGCCTACGTCGAGGACGTCGCCAGCGCCCTCCGGACCGTCGCCGAGCGAGGCGAGCCAGGCGAGTTCTACAACGTCGGCGACCGCCGGATCGTCACGCTCGAGGAGATGGTCGACCTGATCGCCGACGCCGCAGACAGGGACGTCGAGGTCGTCCACGCCGGCCCGCGCGAACTCGAGGCCGGCGGCCTCTCGACGGACGACTACGTCCTCTACCGCGACTACCCGCACGTCCTCTCGACTGCGAAACTCGCCGGCCTCGGCTGGGAGTCGACCCCGCTCGAGGAGGCGATGGCGCGAACGCTCGAGGAACACGAGGCGAGCGACCGGGACGGGAGCGAGTACGATCCGGGTAGGGACGCCGAGGAACGTGTGCTCGGGATTCTCGACACGATCTGA
- a CDS encoding NAD(P)-dependent glycerol-1-phosphate dehydrogenase, translated as MFEKSTWIRLPRNVVVGHDVLAETVSVVDDLHLEGRPLLVTSPTPRKLAAEPIAEDFEERGIEPAIVTVEEASFEAVESVIDAAEEADAAYLIGVGGGKAIDIAKMATDHLDTGFLSVPTAASHDGIVSNRGSVPDGNTRHSVAAEPPLAVIADTGILANAPWELTTAGCADIISNYTAVMDWRLAHRLKNVEYSEYAAALAEMTAEILVGNADMIRPGLEESAWIVTKALMSSGVAMSIASSSRPASGAEHLFSHQLDRLAPGVALHGHQVGVGSIMTAYLHEGESGIWTEIRDALASIDAPTTAADLGIDDETVIEALTTCHAIRDRYTILGDGMDERAAREVAVKTGVID; from the coding sequence ATGTTCGAGAAGTCGACGTGGATCCGCCTCCCGCGGAACGTCGTCGTCGGCCACGACGTCCTCGCCGAGACCGTGAGCGTCGTCGACGACCTCCACCTCGAGGGGCGCCCACTGCTCGTCACGAGTCCAACGCCGCGAAAACTCGCGGCCGAACCGATCGCCGAAGACTTCGAGGAACGCGGTATCGAACCCGCCATCGTCACCGTCGAGGAGGCGAGTTTCGAGGCCGTCGAGTCGGTCATCGACGCCGCCGAGGAGGCGGATGCCGCGTACCTGATCGGCGTCGGCGGCGGGAAGGCCATCGACATCGCCAAGATGGCGACCGACCACCTCGACACCGGCTTCCTCTCGGTGCCGACGGCCGCGAGTCACGACGGCATCGTCAGCAACCGCGGCTCGGTTCCGGACGGCAACACGCGCCACAGCGTCGCCGCCGAACCGCCGCTCGCCGTGATCGCCGACACCGGGATTCTGGCGAACGCACCCTGGGAGCTGACGACCGCGGGCTGTGCCGACATCATCTCTAACTACACCGCGGTGATGGATTGGCGACTCGCCCACCGACTCAAGAACGTCGAGTACTCCGAGTACGCGGCCGCCCTCGCGGAGATGACCGCGGAAATCCTCGTCGGCAACGCCGACATGATCCGTCCCGGCCTCGAGGAGTCCGCCTGGATCGTCACCAAGGCGCTCATGTCCTCGGGGGTGGCGATGTCCATCGCAAGTTCCTCCCGGCCGGCCAGCGGCGCCGAGCACCTCTTTTCTCACCAACTGGATCGCCTCGCGCCCGGCGTAGCCCTCCACGGTCACCAGGTCGGCGTCGGGTCGATCATGACGGCCTACCTGCACGAGGGCGAGTCGGGCATCTGGACCGAAATTCGAGACGCGCTGGCGAGCATCGACGCGCCGACCACGGCCGCCGATCTCGGCATCGACGACGAAACCGTGATCGAGGCGTTGACGACCTGTCACGCCATCCGCGACCGGTACACGATTCTCGGTGACGGGATGGACGAGCGAGCGGCTCGAGAGGTTGCGGTGAAGACCGGCGTCATCGACTGA
- a CDS encoding M48 family metallopeptidase has protein sequence MTAVAILVGGLLVVGIGLSIVTAGIGWGVCKRFIAPVTASDLATRRIQWYLIGAGAPLVCFAVAGSFTALVLVDDVLTGVFVTGVVGILGLGIGVAVVLPLSTFDLLGSTEYGNFRRAAISTGTHGAFVCASIPFVFTLVRTSPSEAVPLGVTATLAYFAIGPWLVDRLNDTAELPSGVADRCEQLAAAADVDVRFRLVDDDPNAFASGIIPGPRTVFVSDSLITELEPTEFEAVVVHELGHVRHRHLERRALWHAAIAAAILLTFVYSFLFVPVVFLLLYAGIIENAPTSTRPTRSPRRRRVRVR, from the coding sequence ATGACTGCCGTCGCGATTCTCGTTGGTGGACTTCTTGTCGTCGGTATTGGCCTCTCGATCGTCACCGCCGGTATCGGATGGGGCGTCTGTAAACGGTTCATCGCACCCGTGACAGCCTCCGACCTCGCGACGAGACGGATACAGTGGTACCTCATCGGGGCGGGCGCTCCCCTCGTGTGTTTCGCTGTTGCCGGTAGCTTCACCGCACTCGTACTCGTCGACGACGTGTTGACCGGGGTTTTCGTCACTGGTGTGGTCGGTATCCTGGGACTCGGTATCGGCGTCGCTGTCGTCCTCCCGCTATCCACGTTCGATCTGCTGGGGTCGACCGAGTACGGGAACTTCAGACGAGCTGCGATCTCGACGGGTACCCACGGCGCATTCGTTTGCGCTAGCATTCCCTTCGTATTCACCCTCGTACGCACGTCGCCCTCCGAGGCAGTCCCTCTCGGCGTCACCGCTACGCTCGCGTACTTCGCGATCGGCCCGTGGCTCGTCGATCGACTGAACGACACGGCTGAACTCCCCTCCGGGGTCGCAGATCGCTGTGAACAGCTCGCAGCAGCGGCCGACGTCGACGTCCGGTTTCGGCTCGTCGACGACGATCCGAACGCGTTCGCATCCGGAATCATTCCCGGTCCGCGAACGGTTTTCGTGTCCGACTCCCTGATAACCGAACTGGAGCCGACGGAGTTCGAGGCCGTCGTCGTCCACGAACTGGGGCACGTCCGACACCGGCACCTGGAACGACGAGCGCTCTGGCACGCTGCTATAGCGGCGGCCATTTTGCTCACGTTCGTTTACTCGTTCCTGTTCGTCCCCGTCGTCTTTCTCCTCCTTTATGCCGGGATTATAGAGAACGCGCCCACGAGTACGAGGCCGACGCGTTCGCCGCGGCGACGACGAGTGCGAGTGCGATGA
- a CDS encoding flippase-like domain-containing protein yields the protein MRRLRVAAGFAVALLVTGILVYGTGWEAVVSSIRRADPILVAGGAVAGATMLALRALIVYRLLGPIEGSAGGTAFVGAFLAGYFSRSVVPWGQSVGVAVTAYLLAGSSESPFEDNAAVISVAEVLVFLTSVVVVVVGLVGIVANGSVDVSSSVTAGSLPSNRLKTGLLGALFAAVLVAASAVSVTRDGVARTILFGITARLEGALARLPGVERPAVRTRVRGFLSTIDDVAADRSVLLGAVTVALASWIFNALALFLSLVALGVDAPFAVALLCVPLSTVAAVVPLPGGMGGVEVFLAGLLVATTAVSGDVATAAALLYRLCTYWVHVGLGGIGATYVSATGVGLVRVDG from the coding sequence ATGCGCCGATTGCGGGTCGCCGCCGGCTTCGCGGTTGCCCTCCTGGTCACCGGGATACTTGTCTACGGCACCGGCTGGGAGGCCGTGGTCTCGAGTATCCGTCGCGCCGATCCGATTCTCGTCGCCGGTGGCGCGGTTGCCGGAGCGACGATGCTCGCGCTGCGCGCCCTGATCGTCTACCGACTGCTCGGTCCGATCGAGGGATCGGCCGGCGGAACCGCGTTCGTCGGTGCGTTCCTCGCGGGGTACTTCTCTCGGAGCGTCGTACCGTGGGGGCAGTCCGTCGGCGTCGCCGTAACCGCGTACCTGCTCGCGGGGTCGTCCGAGTCACCGTTCGAGGACAACGCCGCCGTCATCAGCGTGGCCGAGGTACTCGTCTTCCTCACGTCCGTCGTCGTGGTCGTCGTCGGCCTCGTCGGGATAGTGGCGAACGGTTCCGTCGACGTCTCCTCGAGCGTGACCGCTGGGTCGCTCCCGTCGAACCGTCTCAAGACCGGCCTCCTGGGGGCACTGTTCGCAGCCGTTCTCGTCGCCGCCTCGGCCGTCTCCGTCACCCGCGACGGCGTCGCGCGGACGATCCTGTTCGGGATTACCGCTCGGCTCGAGGGAGCGCTGGCCAGGCTGCCCGGCGTCGAGCGCCCCGCCGTTCGAACCCGCGTCCGTGGGTTCCTCTCGACGATCGACGACGTCGCGGCGGATCGGTCGGTCCTGCTGGGCGCGGTGACGGTCGCGCTGGCGAGCTGGATCTTCAATGCGCTTGCGCTGTTCCTCTCGCTGGTCGCCCTCGGCGTCGACGCGCCGTTCGCGGTCGCGCTTCTCTGTGTACCACTGTCGACGGTAGCAGCTGTGGTTCCGCTTCCGGGCGGGATGGGCGGTGTCGAGGTGTTCCTGGCCGGGCTACTGGTCGCGACGACCGCGGTCTCGGGCGACGTCGCGACCGCCGCTGCCCTGCTCTACCGGCTGTGTACCTACTGGGTTCACGTCGGTCTCGGCGGAATCGGTGCCACGTACGTGTCGGCCACCGGCGTCGGGCTGGTTCGCGTCGACGGGTGA
- a CDS encoding S9 family peptidase, producing MGTYDIERYLNVRSAYGASLGPEGDRLAFLMNTTGTPQVWTLEGAQAWPEQRTFYDERVTFASWSPERAELAFGMDEGGNERAQLYRLDAETGEIANLTGMPEAKHRWGGWSHDGERFAFTSNRRDESVFDVYVQGRAGAGDDAELVAEGEGWLTVGGWSPDDSRLLVSQAYSNFDQDLYSLEVETGEMTHLTPHDGDVRYQSASWAPDGEGLYLVTDEETDTLVLAYLDLETLEVETMVEGDGWNVDGLALDDETGRFVYSRNVEGYTELTAGELAGDDPTAFETFPEPDLPGGLSGGVSFGPDAEVFACSTTGDAVNANVFVVDVESGDSEQWTLAPTAGIPPETFRSSKLVHVESFDGLEVPGFLTLPAGSAESLEGVGDGNGTVDDGYPVIVDIHGGPESQRRPSFSSVKQYFLNRGYAYFEPNVRGSSGYGSEYASLDDVEKRMDSVADVAACVEWLAGHEAIDPDRVVAMGGSYGGFMVLASLTEYPELWAAGVDVVGIANFVTFLENTGDWRRKLREAEYGSLAEDREFLESISPINTVENIEAPLFVLHGENDPRVPVGEAEQIVEEAREQGVPVRKLIFEDEGHGFSKLENRIEAYSAIAEFLEEHV from the coding sequence ATGGGAACGTACGACATCGAGCGCTATCTCAACGTTCGAAGCGCCTACGGTGCCTCTCTCGGCCCGGAGGGCGACCGACTGGCGTTTCTGATGAACACCACTGGAACGCCCCAGGTCTGGACGCTCGAGGGGGCACAGGCGTGGCCCGAACAGCGAACGTTCTACGACGAACGAGTGACGTTCGCCTCCTGGTCGCCCGAGCGAGCGGAACTGGCGTTCGGCATGGACGAGGGCGGCAACGAGCGCGCGCAACTGTATCGACTCGACGCCGAGACGGGCGAGATCGCGAACCTGACCGGGATGCCGGAGGCGAAACACCGCTGGGGCGGCTGGAGCCACGACGGCGAACGGTTCGCATTTACCTCGAATCGCCGGGACGAGAGCGTCTTCGACGTGTACGTTCAGGGCCGAGCGGGCGCCGGCGACGACGCCGAACTCGTCGCCGAGGGCGAGGGCTGGCTCACGGTCGGCGGCTGGAGCCCCGACGACTCGCGGTTGCTGGTCTCGCAGGCGTACTCGAACTTCGATCAGGACCTCTACAGCCTCGAGGTCGAGACCGGCGAGATGACCCACCTCACCCCTCACGATGGCGACGTCCGCTACCAGAGCGCCTCCTGGGCGCCCGACGGCGAGGGACTCTACCTCGTGACCGACGAGGAGACCGACACGCTCGTGCTTGCCTATCTGGACCTCGAGACCCTCGAGGTCGAAACGATGGTCGAGGGAGATGGATGGAACGTCGATGGTCTCGCTCTGGACGACGAGACCGGCCGATTCGTCTACTCGCGAAACGTGGAGGGCTACACGGAGCTCACCGCGGGCGAACTCGCAGGCGATGACCCGACGGCGTTCGAGACGTTCCCCGAACCCGATCTGCCGGGCGGACTCTCGGGCGGCGTGAGCTTCGGCCCGGACGCCGAAGTCTTCGCCTGCTCGACGACTGGCGATGCCGTCAACGCGAACGTCTTCGTCGTCGACGTCGAATCCGGGGATAGCGAGCAGTGGACGCTCGCTCCAACCGCAGGAATCCCGCCCGAGACCTTCCGGTCCTCGAAACTCGTTCACGTCGAGAGCTTCGACGGCCTCGAGGTGCCCGGATTCCTGACGCTCCCGGCGGGGTCGGCGGAGTCGCTCGAGGGCGTTGGGGATGGGAACGGAACCGTCGACGACGGCTACCCCGTCATCGTCGACATCCACGGCGGCCCCGAGAGCCAGCGCCGGCCCTCGTTCTCGAGCGTCAAGCAGTACTTCCTGAACCGGGGCTACGCCTACTTCGAGCCGAACGTCCGGGGCTCTTCGGGGTACGGGAGCGAGTACGCCAGCCTGGACGACGTCGAGAAGCGGATGGACTCCGTCGCCGACGTCGCCGCCTGCGTCGAGTGGCTTGCCGGCCACGAAGCGATCGACCCCGACCGCGTCGTCGCCATGGGCGGCTCCTACGGCGGGTTCATGGTACTGGCCTCGCTCACCGAGTATCCGGAGCTCTGGGCCGCCGGCGTCGACGTCGTCGGCATCGCCAACTTCGTCACCTTCCTCGAGAACACGGGCGACTGGCGCCGGAAGCTCCGCGAGGCCGAATACGGCTCGTTGGCCGAGGATCGCGAGTTCCTCGAGTCGATCTCCCCGATCAACACCGTCGAAAACATCGAGGCCCCGCTGTTCGTCCTCCACGGCGAGAACGATCCCCGCGTTCCGGTCGGCGAGGCCGAACAGATCGTCGAAGAGGCCCGCGAGCAGGGCGTCCCCGTCCGCAAGCTGATCTTCGAGGACGAGGGCCACGGCTTCAGCAAACTCGAGAACCGAATCGAGGCCTACTCGGCGATCGCGGAGTTCCTCGAGGAGCACGTCTAA
- a CDS encoding acyltransferase: MRDTELLSGSTDGSSIGYEYDNDTRSPVIGADPTIRTGTIIYDDVLIGDRFTTGHYALIREQTRIGDDVLVGTNATIDGTSTVGSNVSMQTGVYVPAETTIGDHVFLGPNAVLTNDPYPLRREVELEGPTLEDHVSVGANATILPGVTVGRGSFVAAGAVVSADVPEETLAVGVPARHEPLPASLRGGNAA, encoded by the coding sequence ATGAGAGACACCGAATTACTGAGCGGATCAACCGACGGTTCGTCGATTGGATACGAGTACGACAACGATACGCGATCGCCGGTCATCGGCGCCGATCCGACGATCAGGACGGGGACGATTATCTACGATGACGTCCTGATCGGCGACCGATTCACCACTGGTCACTACGCGCTGATACGTGAGCAAACCCGAATCGGCGACGACGTGCTCGTCGGGACGAACGCGACCATAGACGGAACGTCGACCGTCGGTTCGAACGTGAGCATGCAGACCGGCGTCTACGTACCTGCGGAGACTACCATCGGAGACCACGTTTTTCTCGGTCCGAACGCCGTCCTGACGAACGATCCCTATCCACTCCGTCGGGAGGTCGAACTCGAGGGCCCGACCCTCGAGGATCACGTCTCTGTCGGCGCGAACGCGACGATCCTCCCCGGTGTGACCGTCGGACGGGGTTCGTTCGTCGCTGCGGGTGCGGTCGTCTCGGCGGACGTCCCCGAGGAGACGCTGGCCGTCGGCGTGCCGGCGAGACACGAACCGCTTCCGGCGTCGCTTCGAGGAGGGAACGCTGCATGA